The following are from one region of the Centropristis striata isolate RG_2023a ecotype Rhode Island chromosome 19, C.striata_1.0, whole genome shotgun sequence genome:
- the LOC131992267 gene encoding apelin receptor B-like — protein MELELEPTEGPDDYYGPYDYDESENSTMCDYSEWTPSYSVIPVLYMLIFILGLSGNGVVIFTVWRAQGKRRAADVYIGNLALADLTFVITLPLWAVYTAMGYHWPFGVALCKISSYVVLLNMYASVFCLTCMSFDRYLAIVHSLTSTQLRTRGYMQASLTAIWLLSGLLAAPTLLFRTTKYDPTSNRTSCAMDFSLVMTREDQENLWIAGLSISSSLLGFLLPFLAMMVCYGFIGCTVTRHFNTLRKEDQRKRRLLKIITTLVVVFAACWIPFHLVKSADALSYLELLPATCAFLRFLLLAHPYATCLAYVNSCLNPFLYAFFDLRFRSQCLCLLNLKKSLHASPASSLSSQKTEAQSLATKV, from the coding sequence atggagctggagctggagccgACTGAAGGTCCTGATGATTACTACGGTCCTTATGACTACGATGAGTCAGAAAACTCCACAATGTGTGACTATTCAGAGTGGACGCCGTCATACTCCGTCATCCCGGTGCTGTACATGCTTATTTTCATCCTCGGCCTCTCTGGAAATGGCGTGGTGATCTTCACCGTGTGGAGGGCTCAGGGTAAGAGACGAGCTGCTGACGTCTACATCGGCAACCTGGCCCTGGCTGACCTCACCTTTGTGATCACTCTTCCACTGTGGGCCGTTTACACCGCCATGGGCTACCACTGGCCCTTCGGAGTGGCCCTGTGTAAGATCAGCAGCTACGTGGTCCTTCTCAACATGTACGCCAGCGTCTTCTGCCTCACCTGCATGAGCTTTGACCGCTACCTGGCCATCGTCCACTCCTTGACCAGCACCCAGCTGCGCACCCGTGGCTACATGCAAGCCTCCCTGACAGCCATCTGGTTGCTCTCTGGTCTCCTGGCTGCCCCAACTTTGCTCTTCCGCACCACCAAATATGACCCGACCAGCAACCGCACATCCTGCGCCATGGACTTCAGCCTGGTGATGACCAGGGAGGACCAGGAGAACCTGTGGATCGCAGGTCTCAGCATCTCCTCCTCATTACTGGGCTTCCTTCTACCCTTCCTGGCGATGATGGTGTGCTACGGCTTCATTGGCTGCACCGTCACACGTCACTTCAACACTCTGCGCAAAGAGGACCAGCGTAAGAGGAGGCTGCTGAAGATCATCACCACGTTGGTCGTGGTGTTCGCCGCCTGCTGGATCCCCTTCCACCTGGTGAAGAGCGCTGATGCCCTCTCCTACCTGGAGCTGTTACCCGCCACCTGTGCCTTCCTGCGCTTCCTGCTGCTGGCTCACCCCTACGCCACCTGCCTGGCTTACGTCAACAGCTGCCTCAACCCGTTTCTTTACGCCTTCTTCGACCTGCGCTTCAGATCCCAGTGTCTGTGTCTGCTCAACCTAAAGAAGTCCCTGCATGCGAGCCCTGCCAGCTCCCTGTCCTCTCAGAAGACAGAGGCTCAGTCTCTGGCCACAAAGGTGTGA
- the tbc1d10ab gene encoding TBC1 domain family member 10A — protein MAKTEQGNGLDLRGSSEKLTDNGTIGSYGSEPEVKGSVPGDTEVDKYGFTGGAQQTGERAEEIPIDVLRQREAKWLEMLNNWDKWMAKKHKKVKERCQKGIPPSLRGRAWLFLTGGKVRREQNQGKFQELDSQPGDPKWVDIIERDLHRQFPFHEMFAARGGHGQQDLLRVLKAYTLHRPEEGYCQAQAPIAAVLLMHMPAEDAFWVLVQICEKYLPGYYSTGLEAIQLDGEILYALLRRVSSVAHRHLKKHKLEPILYMTEWFMCAFSRTLPWASVLRVWDMFLCEGVKILFRVGLVLLKCTLGSQEKLKANQGLYETMELLRKIQPQYMQEGFLVHEIIELVVSEKDIEKEHHAQLRRWKETHGDLHCKSPPRMHGAKAIIAADPPSRQDLRQRPTIIVESPLAPKTDGQRPDDTKENGKTKEEKEKKTIPLPQGVVNPYLPPSNPSPHLKHLTVQGSKESLSSAEQDTYL, from the exons ATGGCAAAAACTGAGCAGGGCAATGGACTGGACTTGCGGGGCAGCAGTGAGAAGCTGACAGATAATGGCACAATCGGCTCGTATGGATCCGAGCCCGAGGTAAAGGGCAGTGTCCCCGGGGACACAGAGGTGGACAAGTACGGCTTCACAGGGGGAGCCCAGCAGACAGGAGAGCG TGCTGAAGAAATCCCTATTGATGTGCTGAGGCAGCGGGAGGCAAAATGGCTGGAGATGCTCAACAATTGGGACAAGTGgatggccaaaaaacacaagaag GTGAAAGAGCGCTGCCAGAAGGGGATACCTCCATCCCTGCGTGGCCGGGCCTGGCTCTTCCTCACTGGGGGTAAAGTTAGGAGGGAGCAAAACCAGGGCAAATTCCAG GAACTGGACAGCCAGCCAGGAGATCCTAAATGGGTAGATATTATTGAGAGGGACCTCCATCGACAGTTCCCCTTCCATGAAATGTTTGCAGCGAGAGGAGGTCATGG GCAGCAAGACCTGCTCCGCGTGTTGAAGGCTTATACTCTGCATCGTCCTGAAGAGGGTTATTGTCAGGCTCAGGCTCCCATCGCTGCTGTGCTCCTGATGCACATGCCAGCAGAG GATGCATTTTGGGTTCTTGTCCAGATTTGTGAGAAATACCTTCCTGGATACTACAGTACAGGACTG GAGGCAATCCAGCTGGATGGGGAGATCCTCTACGCTCTACTGCGGCGGGTGTCTTCTGTGGCCCACCGTCACCTGAAGAAACACAAGCTGGAGCCCATCCTGTATATGACTGAGTGGTTCATGTGCGCCTTCTCTCGGACTCTGCCGTGGGCCTCAGTGCTGCGTGTCTGGGACATGTTCCTCTGTGAGG GAGTAAAGATCCTCTTTCGAGTGGGCCTGGTTCTCCTGAAATGCACGTTGGGATCACAAGAGAAACTGAAGGCCAATCAAGGTCTCTATGAAACAATGGAGCTGCTCCGAAAAATACAACCACAGTACATGCAAGAAGGCTTCTTGGTGCACGAG ATTATTGAGTTAGTAGTGTCTGAGAAAGACATTGAGAAGGAACACCATGCTCAGCTGCGTCGCTGGAAGGAGACTCATGGAGATCTACACTGCAAGTCCCCTCCCAGGATGCATGGCGCTAAGGCCATCATCGCTGCCGATCCACCCAGTCGTCAGGACCTGAGACAGAGGCCCACCATCATCGTGGAGTCTCCTCTTGCACCCAAGACAGATGGGCAGAGGCCAGATGACACCAAGGAAAATGGAAAGactaaagaggaaaaagagaagaaaacaatCCCACTGCCGCAGGGGGTTGTTAATCCTTACCTCCCTCCCAGTAACCCCTCACCTCACCTCAAACACCTGACTGTACAAGGGTCCAAAGAGAGTCTGAGCAGTGCAGAGCAGGACACTTACCTGTAG
- the LOC131992272 gene encoding protein phosphatase PTC7 homolog, with protein MLSVLSYGRLVARAVLGGLSQTDSRDYSLITASYGFGKDFRKGILKKGMCYGDDACFIARNRNADVLGVADGVGGWRDYGVDPSQFSATLMRTCERLVKEGRFTPSNPVGILTSGYYELLQNKVPLLGSSTACIVVLDRRSHRLHTCNLGDSGFLVVRGGEVVHRSDEQQHYFNTPFQLSIAPPGAEGVVLSDSPEAADNSSFDVQLGDIILTATDGLFDNMPDYMILQELKKLKTTNYDSVLQTAQSIAKQAHNLAYDPNYMSPFAQFACDNGLNVRGGKPDDITVLLSIVAEYTD; from the exons ATGTTATCCGTACTGTCTTATGGCAGACTGGTAGCCAGGGCTGTCCTGGGCGGACTCTCTCAGACGGACAGTCGGGACTACAGCCTGATCACCGCCAGCTATGGCTTCGGTAAAGACTTTCGCAAGGGGATCCTGAAGAAAGGGATGTGCTACGGAGATGATGCATGCTTCATTGCGCGGAATCGGAACGCCGATGTTTTGG GTGTTGCAGACGGCGTTGGTGGTTGGCGTGACTACGGCGTCGACCCGTCTCAATTCTCTGCAACATTAATGAGAACCTGTGAGCGACTGGTGAAGGAGGGACGCTTCACCCCCAGTAACCCAGTGGGTATCCTGACCTCTGGCTACTATGAGCTTCTACAGAACAAAGTTCCCCTGTTAG GGAGCAGCACAGCCTGTATCGTGGTTCTGGATCGGCGGAGTCATCGGCTACACACGTGTAACCTTGGTGACTCAGGCTTCCTAGTCGTTCGGGGAGGGGAGGTGGTTCATCGCTCAGATGAGCAACAGCACTATTTTAACACACCCTTCCAGCTGTCCATCGCTCCCCCTGGAGCTGAAGGGGTGGTGCTCAGTGACAG CCCTGAAGCAGCTGACAACTCCTCTTTTGACGTGCAGCTTGGTGACATCATCCTGACGGCAACCGACGGCTTGTTTGACAACATGCCAGACTACATGATTCTTCAGGAACTCAAGAAACTCAAG acTACCAACTATGACAGCGTTCTGCAGACTGCACAGAGTATTGCAAAGCAAGCGCACAACCTTGCCTACGACCCCAATTATATGTCGCCTTTTGCACAGTTTGCCTGTGACAATGGCCTGAATGTAAGAG GAGGGAAACCAGATGATATCACGGTGCTGCTGTCTATTGTGGCTGAATATACAGACTAA
- the prnpb gene encoding prion protein b, whose protein sequence is MMGRLHEVAVVSLLILLLLNTESTWAKKGGSSSSSSRKTNNKGTNPKPSQPGNYPRQPQNPNPYPAGGSYPHPGGGNTNPGGYPRQNPPNYPGVGSNPNQYPGRANPGGYPNQNPAGGYPAAGGNPNQYPGRAGNPAYPPQNPAAGGYPAGGGYPNQNPGRAGNPAYPPQYPAAGGGYPNQYPGRAGNPAHPPQYPAAGGYPAGGGYPNQYPGRAGNPGGYPAGGHPAGGYPAGGYPIRTGNTGQGWGQPGAYPGGYPGGGAGGYPNWNPNNKILSPRYGGGGYGYGGGGYGQGHGMGGSPFSRSVQSMGYQPKSSGFAKKAMMAAGVGAVAGMAVGYGLGRFPRPHFNFRNPEEEQYYNNYMYRRYGTQSTDEKDYGRDYVYKPPKRAKSYDKFMEECMNSTMPKSQGAAGEDDDDTVSIEEIGYPALIDQVKSRRCVEQYMVYSERFLEERKAEQQVQPRNSSPLNNSVIQLFTSLLMLLSSMLLLQ, encoded by the coding sequence ATGATGGGGAGGTTGCATGAGGTGGCTGTTGTGTCACTTCTTATTTTGCTTCTCCTGAACACTGAATCAACATGGGCGAAGAAAGgggggagcagcagcagcagcagcaggaagaccAATAACAAGGGAACAAATCCTAAACCCTCTCAGCCAGGAAATTACCCCCGACAACCACAGAATCCCAATCCATACCCCGCTGGTGGAAGTTACCCTCATCCAGGTGGAGGCAACACTAATCCAGGAGGATATCCCAGACAAAACCCACCAAATTATCCAGGAGTCGGTAGTAACCCAAACCAGTATCCTGGTAGAGCCAATCCTGGAGGTTACCCAAACCAGAACCCTGCTGGAGGCTACCCAGCAGCAGGTGGCAATCCCAACCAGTATCCAGGCAGAGCTGGCAACCCAGCATATCCTCCCCAGAACCCAGCTGCAGGAGGCTACCCAGCCGGGGGAGGGTATCCCAACCAAAATCCAGGCAGAGCTGGCAACCCAGCATATCCTCCCCAGTACCCGGCTGCCGGTGGAGGGTATCCCAACCAGTATCCAGGCAGAGCTGGCAACCCAGCACATCCTCCCCAGTACCCAGCTGCAGGAGGCTACCCAGCCGGGGGAGGGTATCCCAACCAATATCCAGGCAGAGCTGGCAACCCAGGAGGTTACCCAGCAGGAGGTCACCCAGCAGGAGGTTACCCAGCAGGAGGTTACCCTATCAGAACGGGGAATACAGGACAAGGTTGGGGTCAGCCTGGTGCATATCCAGGGGGTTACCCCGGTGGAGGTGCTGGTGGTTACCCAAACTGGAACCCAAATAATAAGATCCTCAGTCCGCGTTATGGTGGAGGAGGCTACGGATATGGTGGAGGAGGCTATGGACAGGGTCACGGGATGGGAGGGTCTCCTTTCTCCCGCTCTGTGCAGAGTATGGGTTACCAGCCCAAGTCTTCAGGTTTTGCCAAAAAAGCCATGATGGCAGCAGGTGTTGGCGCTGTGGCTGGTATGGCCGTTGGATATGGACTAGGGCGCTTCCCTCGACCTCACTTTAATTTCCGCAACCCTGAAGAAGAGCAGTACTACAATAACTACATGTATCGACGTTATGGCACCCAGTCCACAGATGAAAAAGACTATGGGCGTGATTATGTCTACAAACCTCCGAAACGGGCAAAGTCTTACGACAAGTTCATGGAAGAGTGTATGAATAGCACTATGCCTAAAAGTCAGGGTGCAGCTGGCGAGGATGATGATGACACCGTCAGCATTGAGGAGATTGGGTACCCAGCCCTAATTGACCAAGTGAAGTCTCGTCGCTGTGTTGAGCAGTACATGGTCTACTCTGAGCGCTTCCTGGAGGAACGAAAAGCTGAACAACAAGTCCAGCCAAGAAACAGCAGCCCTTTGAACAACAGCGTGATTCAACTTTTCACCTCCCTCCTCATGCTGCTGTCCAGCATGCTCCTTCTCCAGTGA